The following coding sequences are from one Leguminivora glycinivorella isolate SPB_JAAS2020 chromosome 7, LegGlyc_1.1, whole genome shotgun sequence window:
- the LOC125228226 gene encoding transmembrane protein 17-like: MNSMLQLQKCLFINVYLYLVWVPVVGFFLYVKLDLLGHLTRYLSLTVYTLLVVIEFTRLYLGQYGNLSCRVPELAGFLMLSVLMQLPLVSFFLFNPYLLSTPTEVVLHTTLYLLTVAEIVFGFIALKKASSLAKNIYLTHKD; encoded by the exons ATGAATTCAATGCTTCAACTCCAGAAATGCTTATTTATAAATGTCTACCTTTACTTAGTCTGGGTACCGGTGGTGGGATTCTTCCTTTATGTCAAG TTGGATTTACTGGGACATCTGACGAGATACTTATCTTTAACAGTTTATACACTGCTAGTGGTTATAGAATTTACAAGACTGTATCTAGGCCAGTATGGGAACCTGTCTTGCCGG GTGCCTGAACTGGCGGGCTTTTTGATGCTGTCAGTGCTCATGCAGTTGCCTCTTGTTAGTTTCTTTCTTTTTAATCCTTACCTGCTAAGTACTCCAACAGAAGTTGTTCTTCATACAACATTATACTTGTTAACTGTAGCTGAAATTGTTTTTGGTTTCATAGCTTTGAAAAAGGCATCATCTTtagcaaaaaatatttacttaacaCATAAAGATTAA
- the LOC125227866 gene encoding 39S ribosomal protein L16, mitochondrial yields the protein MISRQTFGLSIGLLRSNGLQLTCVAGIKYFPPPKNYDDIEIPERQRLRPLDKVPTYPANLKPPKMQKRLRYMRGPELLHNTLQLKQYGVIATGGGRMRHEHFEMARLVVARKLDMKRMYAIWRIDPPWQPVTKKGQGQRMGGGKGAIDHYVTPIKAGRVILEVAGKCEYQEVWQMLKIVAERLPFKAEAVSQEIMEQKAANEKWQEENNQNKYTMKYIIQNNMGGCHRMLSPFDHYWYGKHL from the exons ATGATTTCAAGACAAACATTCGGCCTTTCTATTG GCCTCTTACGCTCAAATGGACTTCAGTTAACGTGTGTAGCTGGAATAAAGTACTTCCCGCCACCGAAGAACTATGATG ATATCGAGATCCCTGAACGCCAGAGGCTACGTCCTCTGGACAAGGTGCCTACATATCCTGCTAATTTGAAACCACCCAAAATGCAGAAGAGGTTGCGATACATGCGCGGGCCTGAACTCCTACACAACACACTACAGTTAAAGCAGTATGGTGTTATT GCAACTGGCGGAGGCAGAATGCGTCACGAACACTTCGAAATGGCTCGTCTAGTAGTGGCCCGTAAATTAGACATGAAGAGGATGTACGCCATTTGGCGCATTGACCCCCCGTGGCAGCCAGTCACTAAGAAGGGCCAGGGGCAGAGAATGGGAGGTGGAAAAGGAGCAATCGATCATTATGTTACCCCCATCAAGGCTGGCAGAGTCATATTGGAGGTTGCTGGCAAATGTGAATATCAAGAG GTCTGGCAAATGTTGAAAATTGTAGCGGAAAGATTACCATTTAAAGCAGAGGCGGTATCACAAGAAATCATGGAGCAGAAGGCAGCCAATGAAAAGTGGCAAGAagaaaacaatcaaaataagTACACTATGAAATACATTATTCAGAATAATATGGGTGGATGCCATAGGATGCTGTCGCCGTTTGATCACTATTGGTATGGCAAGCATTTGTag